In Endozoicomonas sp. GU-1, one DNA window encodes the following:
- a CDS encoding RAP domain-containing protein, which translates to MDRSSAGIGDQYAKSDNYYNRPGGHAASSSRGRYRHATVRRDYTPRTNPGRNTFYRSSDACPSQHLQRRSVTPAQDFNALIKQEVMDDLLSKSDRFGHRYDGRNHGLYANSIKQYTSAAKRPLNRAEQSQLTGLLQNFTITRLWDWRSLTTTLHSLTSAGVFTPHKPMDERVKLTQAGLLSTLLDAIIFKCSQKPQARDIDARGIANQLWAMAKLVDNGQQWTPEFKVAVTTLLPHMNAQKANFNPQELANLLWAMAKLVDNGLEQTPELKEAVAALLPRMNAQRAQFDAQHITNLLWAMAKLVDNGLKRTPGLKEAVTALLPYVKTQKDQFIPQGIANLLWAMAKLTDNGLERTPEFKEAVAALVPRVNAQKDQYIPQHIANLLWTMAKLVASGHERTPEFNEAVAALLPHVKAKKANFNPQEIANLLWAMAKLVDNGQERTPGLKEAVAALLPHVNAQKDQFNPQGITNLLWAMAKLVDHGQDWTPELKEAVAALLPHVNAQKANDKPQEIANLVWAIAKLVDNGLERTPDLNEAMATLLPLVIALKDQFKAQHITNLLWAMAKLVDNGQKRTPGLKEAVTVLLPHVNAQKDQFIPQGIANLLWAMAKLVDNGLERTPELNEAVAALLPHVNAQKDQFIPQHIANLLWAVAKLVDNGEWTPDLKEAVATLLHHEKVQKYHFIPQGIANLLWAMAKLGELVELDVVTSTFESLIYQISKNPQLSQQDTLMSLWGVMVYCARLSLVSNASKNNRFEKYIDNLFARLQNTSPDNKEDQRTIAMAASWLGRPCPFVPHYHANVSKRQSDFRNQLQSCIPSLRIEEEKCLNSLPPVDLLLPDHNMVIEIQGPSHYVSGDFKTRNGSTLLKIALLQKSGFEVIEIPVNQLWKRDFMKPCIDHIKTRQASHHRRLTENRLPYAASAPASMSRKVTDEA; encoded by the coding sequence ATGGACAGAAGCTCTGCCGGTATCGGTGATCAATACGCAAAATCAGATAATTATTATAACCGACCGGGTGGCCATGCCGCTTCTTCAAGCCGTGGACGATATAGACATGCCACGGTCAGGAGGGATTATACCCCACGCACTAACCCGGGGCGCAATACATTTTACCGTTCTTCTGACGCATGCCCTTCTCAACATCTACAACGCCGTTCAGTAACCCCTGCTCAGGATTTTAATGCGCTCATCAAACAGGAAGTAATGGATGATCTGTTGAGTAAATCGGATCGTTTCGGCCATCGCTATGATGGGAGAAATCACGGCCTGTATGCCAATTCAATAAAACAATACACATCAGCTGCTAAAAGACCGTTAAATCGAGCGGAACAAAGCCAGCTGACAGGTCTGCTGCAAAATTTTACCATAACACGGCTTTGGGACTGGCGAAGCCTGACGACGACACTTCACTCATTGACTTCTGCAGGTGTTTTTACCCCTCATAAACCCATGGATGAGCGTGTCAAGCTTACTCAAGCTGGCTTATTGTCAACGCTACTGGATGCAATCATATTCAAGTGCAGCCAAAAACCTCAAGCCAGGGACATTGATGCCCGGGGAATCGCCAACCAGCTGTGGGCCATGGCGAAACTGGTGGACAACGGGCAGCAGTGGACACCAGAGTTCAAAGTGGCAGTGACCACGCTGTTGCCCCACATGAACGCACAGAAAGCTAACTTTAACCCACAGGAGCTTGCCAACCTGCTTTGGGCCATGGCGAAGCTGGTGGACAACGGGCTGGAGCAAACACCAGAACTCAAAGAGGCCGTGGCCGCACTGTTGCCCCGCATGAACGCACAGAGAGCCCAATTCGATGCCCAGCATATTACCAACTTGCTGTGGGCCATGGCGAAACTGGTGGACAACGGCCTGAAGCGGACACCAGGACTCAAAGAGGCCGTGACCGCGCTATTGCCCTATGTTAAAACACAGAAAGATCAATTTATTCCTCAGGGTATCGCCAACCTGCTGTGGGCCATGGCGAAACTGACGGACAACGGGCTGGAACGGACACCAGAGTTCAAAGAGGCTGTGGCCGCGCTGGTGCCCCGCGTGAACGCACAGAAAGACCAATATATTCCTCAGCATATCGCCAACCTGCTGTGGACCATGGCGAAACTGGTGGCCAGCGGGCACGAGCGGACACCCGAGTTCAATGAAGCCGTGGCCGCGTTGCTGCCCCACGTGAAGGCAAAGAAAGCTAACTTTAATCCACAGGAAATCGCCAACCTGCTGTGGGCCATGGCGAAACTGGTTGACAACGGCCAAGAGCGGACACCAGGGCTCAAAGAGGCCGTGGCCGCGCTGTTGCCCCATGTGAACGCACAGAAAGACCAATTTAATCCCCAGGGCATCACTAATCTGCTCTGGGCCATGGCAAAACTGGTGGACCATGGGCAGGATTGGACACCAGAGCTTAAAGAGGCCGTGGCCGCGCTGTTACCTCACGTGAACGCACAGAAAGCTAACGATAAACCACAGGAAATAGCCAACCTTGTATGGGCCATAGCGAAACTGGTGGACAACGGACTGGAGCGGACACCAGATCTCAACGAGGCCATGGCCACGCTGTTGCCCCTGGTGATCGCACTGAAAGACCAATTTAAGGCCCAGCATATTACCAACCTGCTGTGGGCCATGGCGAAACTGGTGGACAACGGCCAGAAGCGGACACCAGGGCTCAAAGAGGCTGTGACCGTGCTATTGCCCCACGTGAACGCACAGAAGGATCAATTTATTCCTCAGGGTATCGCCAACCTGCTGTGGGCCATGGCAAAACTGGTGGACAACGGGCTGGAGCGGACACCCGAGCTCAATGAGGCCGTCGCCGCTCTGTTGCCCCACGTGAACGCACAGAAAGACCAATTTATTCCTCAGCATATCGCCAACCTTCTGTGGGCCGTGGCGAAACTGGTGGACAATGGGGAGTGGACGCCAGATCTCAAAGAAGCTGTAGCCACGCTGTTGCACCACGAAAAGGTGCAGAAATATCACTTTATTCCTCAGGGTATCGCTAACCTGCTGTGGGCCATGGCGAAACTGGGTGAGCTCGTTGAGCTGGATGTGGTTACCTCCACGTTCGAATCGCTTATCTACCAAATCAGTAAAAACCCTCAGCTCTCTCAGCAAGATACATTGATGTCTCTCTGGGGAGTGATGGTATACTGTGCCAGGTTGTCTCTGGTCTCCAATGCCAGTAAAAATAACAGGTTTGAAAAGTACATAGATAACCTGTTTGCTCGCCTGCAAAATACCTCCCCGGATAATAAAGAGGATCAACGCACCATTGCGATGGCCGCAAGTTGGCTTGGGAGACCCTGTCCGTTCGTCCCCCATTACCATGCAAACGTTTCAAAACGTCAATCCGACTTCCGCAATCAACTCCAATCATGCATTCCATCTTTGAGGATTGAAGAAGAAAAGTGTCTGAACTCATTACCTCCGGTTGACCTGCTACTGCCAGATCACAACATGGTGATTGAAATTCAGGGACCGTCCCATTACGTGAGTGGTGATTTTAAAACCAGGAATGGTTCGACTCTGCTGAAAATCGCACTGCTGCAAAAATCTGGATTTGAGGTCATTGAAATCCCGGTTAACCAGCTTTGGAAGCGGGATTTCATGAAACCATGTATTGATCACATAAAGACAAGGCAAGCATCCCACCATAGGAGGCTGACCGAAAATAGACTGCCCTACGCGGCATCTGCTCCTGCATCCATGAGTCGTAAGGTGACAGATGAGGCATAG
- a CDS encoding RAP domain-containing protein gives MNSSSAGISGQCARSGNAYNQPNNHAASSRRGRYRHATVRQWNPSPRTAPGRNEVYHSSAPRPAQYLLRRSVNHAHDFNALTQQEIMDGLVSKSYRFGHRYDGRDHGLYASSIKKYSSASKRPLNRAEQSRLMRLLQNFTATRSWNWLSLTTTLHSFTSAGVFTLHKPVDQRIKRTQAALLSTLLDAIIFKCNQKAKAWEIDARGIANLLWAMAKLVDHGQERIPEFKEAVAALLPHMNAQKDQFIPQHIANLLWALAKLTDSGQVQTPELNEAMATLLPRVNAQQAGFKPREIANLLWAMAKLVDNGQKQTPEFIEAVAGLLLHVNVQKDQLNAQDITNLLWAMAKLVDNGQKQTPKLKEPVAALLPRVKTQKAHFIPQEITSLLWAMAKLVDNGQEQTPALNEAVAALLPCVKTQKAHFRSREISNLLWAMAKLVDNGQDRTPGLNEAVAGLLPCINTEKDQFISQHIANLLWAMAKLVDNGQEQTPALKEAVATLLPRVNVQEDQCIPQAIPNLLWAMAKLVDNGQEWIPGLKESVTALMPQVSAQKANFEPQGITNLLWALAKLVDNGQEQTPELNEAVAALLPHVNAQKGQFNALGITNLLWAMAKLVDNGQQQTPGLNEAVDALLPHVNAEKANFNPQEIANVLWAMAKLVDNGQKQTPGLNEAVYALLPHVKAQRANFKPQGIANLLWAMAKLVDNGQERTPEFNEAMAALLPHVNALKEQFHARAITNLLWAMAKLMDSGQERTPEFNEAVAALLLKVKSQKADFQPQEIANLLWALAKLVDNGMERTSGLNEAVALLLPRVNEKKANFKPQGIANLLWAMAKLVDNGQERTPELNKAMASLLPRVRAQKANFTPQAIANLLWAMVKLLDNGQERTPEFNETIVVLLPHVNAKKDQFIAQNIVNLLWAMTKLVDDGQERTPGLNEAVVTLLPQVDVQKDQFNAWGIANLLWAMAKLGELVELSVVSSTFESLVDRISDNPQLSQKDIKMSLWGVLVLCARLFLDSNANKNNVFEKHMDDLFTRLENTYPDNEEDQSVIAMAASWLGRACPLVPHYRTNMSKSQADFRAQLQSCIPSLQIEEEQSLSSLPPVDLLLPAHNMVIEVQGPSHYVNGDFNTRNGSTLLKIALLQKAGFEIIEIPVNLLRSQDSIKLCIDQIKTRVDILPQGHGSVSVKSGSADKKYVTACI, from the coding sequence ATGAATAGCAGCTCTGCCGGAATCAGCGGTCAATGCGCACGATCAGGTAATGCTTACAACCAACCGAATAACCATGCCGCTTCTTCAAGGCGTGGGCGATACAGGCATGCCACAGTCAGACAATGGAATCCTTCTCCCCGCACAGCCCCGGGGCGTAATGAAGTTTACCATTCTTCTGCCCCACGCCCTGCTCAATATCTACTGCGCCGTTCAGTAAATCATGCTCACGATTTTAATGCGCTCACCCAACAGGAAATAATGGATGGCCTGGTGAGTAAGTCGTATCGTTTCGGCCATCGCTATGATGGGAGAGATCACGGCCTATATGCCAGTTCAATTAAAAAATACTCGTCAGCGTCTAAAAGACCGTTGAATCGAGCGGAACAAAGCCGGCTGATGCGTTTGCTGCAAAATTTCACCGCAACGCGGAGCTGGAATTGGCTAAGCCTGACGACAACACTGCACTCATTCACTTCAGCAGGTGTTTTTACCCTCCACAAACCTGTGGATCAGCGTATTAAGCGTACACAAGCTGCCCTGTTGTCGACACTGCTGGATGCAATAATATTCAAGTGCAACCAAAAAGCTAAAGCATGGGAAATTGATGCCCGGGGAATCGCCAACCTGCTGTGGGCCATGGCCAAGCTGGTGGACCACGGGCAGGAGCGGATACCAGAGTTCAAAGAGGCCGTGGCCGCACTGTTGCCCCACATGAATGCACAGAAAGACCAATTTATTCCCCAGCATATCGCCAACCTGCTGTGGGCCCTGGCGAAACTGACGGACAGCGGCCAGGTGCAGACACCAGAACTCAATGAGGCCATGGCTACCCTGTTGCCCCGCGTGAACGCACAGCAGGCTGGTTTTAAACCACGGGAAATCGCTAACCTGCTGTGGGCCATGGCGAAACTGGTGGACAACGGGCAAAAGCAGACACCAGAGTTCATCGAGGCCGTGGCCGGGCTGTTGCTCCACGTGAACGTACAGAAAGACCAATTGAATGCCCAGGATATCACCAACCTGCTGTGGGCCATGGCAAAACTGGTGGACAACGGGCAAAAGCAGACACCAAAGCTGAAAGAGCCTGTGGCCGCGCTGTTGCCCCGGGTGAAAACACAGAAAGCTCACTTTATACCACAGGAAATCACCAGCCTCCTGTGGGCCATGGCGAAACTGGTAGACAACGGGCAGGAGCAGACACCAGCGCTTAACGAGGCTGTGGCCGCCCTGTTGCCCTGCGTGAAAACACAGAAAGCTCACTTTAGATCACGGGAAATCAGCAACCTGCTGTGGGCCATGGCAAAACTGGTGGACAACGGGCAGGACCGGACTCCGGGGCTCAACGAGGCCGTGGCCGGGTTGTTGCCCTGCATAAACACAGAGAAAGACCAATTTATTTCTCAGCATATCGCCAACCTGCTGTGGGCCATGGCGAAACTGGTGGACAACGGCCAGGAGCAAACGCCAGCGCTCAAAGAGGCCGTGGCCACGCTGTTGCCTCGCGTGAACGTACAGGAAGACCAATGCATTCCTCAGGCTATCCCCAATCTGCTCTGGGCTATGGCGAAACTGGTGGACAACGGGCAGGAGTGGATACCGGGGCTCAAAGAGTCCGTGACCGCGCTAATGCCGCAAGTGAGCGCTCAGAAAGCTAACTTTGAACCACAGGGTATCACCAACCTGCTGTGGGCCTTGGCGAAACTGGTGGACAACGGCCAGGAGCAGACACCAGAACTCAACGAGGCTGTGGCCGCCCTGTTGCCTCACGTGAACGCACAGAAAGGCCAATTTAATGCCCTGGGTATCACCAACCTGCTGTGGGCCATGGCAAAACTGGTGGACAACGGGCAGCAACAGACGCCAGGACTCAACGAGGCCGTGGATGCACTGTTGCCCCACGTGAACGCAGAGAAAGCGAACTTTAACCCACAGGAAATCGCCAACGTGCTGTGGGCCATGGCAAAACTGGTGGACAACGGACAGAAACAGACACCAGGACTCAACGAGGCCGTGTACGCGCTGTTGCCCCATGTGAAGGCACAGAGAGCGAACTTTAAACCACAGGGTATTGCCAACCTGCTGTGGGCCATGGCCAAACTGGTGGACAACGGGCAGGAGCGAACACCAGAGTTCAACGAGGCCATGGCCGCGCTGTTGCCCCACGTGAACGCACTTAAAGAACAGTTTCATGCCCGGGCTATCACCAACCTGCTGTGGGCCATGGCAAAACTGATGGACAGTGGGCAGGAGCGGACTCCAGAGTTCAACGAGGCCGTGGCCGCGCTGTTGCTAAAAGTGAAGTCACAGAAAGCTGACTTTCAACCACAGGAAATCGCCAACCTGTTGTGGGCCTTGGCGAAACTGGTGGATAACGGAATGGAGCGAACATCAGGGCTTAACGAGGCCGTGGCTCTGCTGTTACCACGTGTAAACGAAAAGAAAGCCAACTTTAAACCACAGGGTATTGCCAACCTGCTGTGGGCCATGGCGAAACTGGTGGACAACGGGCAGGAGCGGACACCTGAGCTCAACAAGGCCATGGCCTCGTTGTTGCCCCGCGTGCGCGCACAGAAAGCCAACTTTACACCACAGGCTATTGCCAATCTGCTGTGGGCCATGGTGAAACTGCTGGACAACGGCCAGGAGCGGACTCCAGAGTTCAACGAGACCATCGTCGTGCTGTTGCCCCACGTGAATGCCAAAAAAGACCAATTTATTGCTCAGAATATTGTTAACCTGCTGTGGGCTATGACAAAACTGGTGGACGACGGACAAGAGCGAACACCAGGGCTCAACGAGGCCGTAGTAACGCTGTTGCCCCAGGTGGACGTACAAAAAGACCAATTTAATGCCTGGGGGATCGCCAACCTGCTGTGGGCCATGGCGAAACTGGGTGAACTCGTTGAGCTGAGCGTAGTTAGCTCCACGTTTGAATCGCTTGTCGACAGAATCAGTGACAACCCTCAGCTCTCTCAGAAAGACATAAAGATGTCTCTCTGGGGAGTCCTGGTATTGTGTGCCAGGTTGTTTCTAGACTCTAATGCCAATAAAAATAACGTGTTTGAGAAGCACATGGATGACCTGTTTACTCGCCTGGAAAATACCTATCCAGACAATGAAGAGGATCAATCCGTTATTGCCATGGCCGCAAGCTGGCTTGGCAGGGCGTGTCCGTTAGTCCCCCATTACCGGACAAACATGTCAAAATCTCAGGCCGACTTCCGCGCTCAACTCCAATCATGCATTCCCTCTTTGCAGATTGAAGAAGAACAGAGTCTGAGCTCATTACCCCCGGTTGACCTGCTACTGCCAGCCCACAACATGGTGATTGAAGTTCAGGGACCGTCTCATTACGTGAATGGTGATTTCAACACCAGGAATGGTTCGACTCTGCTGAAAATCGCACTGCTGCAAAAAGCAGGATTTGAGATTATTGAAATCCCGGTTAACCTGCTCAGAAGCCAGGATTCAATCAAACTGTGCATTGATCAAATAAAGACCCGGGTAGACATCCTGCCGCAGGGTCATGGCTCGGTATCAGTTAAAAGCGGGTCGGCAGATAAGAAATACGTCACTGCTTGTATATAA
- a CDS encoding RAP domain-containing protein codes for MDRSSVGISGQHARSDNGYSQPGDHTASSRRGRYRHTTVRQWNNPPRTAPGRNEFYHSSFTRSSQHLQYRSVNPAQDFNTLTRQAIMDGLLSKSNRFGDRYDGRDHGQYASSIKNYTLVSKRPLNRAEQSQLMRFLQNFTVTRSWNWRSLTTTLHSFTSAGVFTPDNTMDQRVKRTQAALLSTLLDAIIFKCDRKAAAWDIDARGIANLLWAIAKLVDNGQKHTPEFREAVAALLPHVDAQKDQFIPQHTANLLWALAKLVENGQEQTPELKEAMAALLPHVNAQKADFKPQEITNLLWAMAKLVDNGQKQTPELKKAVAALLPRVKAKKDQFNTQDIANQLWAIAKLLVNGHEWTPELNDAVTTLLPCVNKQKAQCTPQHLVNLLWAMARLVINGQEQKPELNEAVATLLPHINAQKDQFNAQHIANLIWAMAKLVSNGQEQTPELKEAVAALLHKVKEQKANFKPQGIANLLWAVAKLVDNGQDQTPGLNKDVAALLPCVKAQKEQFNAQGVANLLWAMVKLMDNGQERTPDFNAAVTALLSQVDIKKANFKRQEIANLIWSMAKLVDNGHKWTPEFNEAVAALLPHLSAQKYRFIPQHIANQLWAMAKLVDNGLKRTPQLKEAVAALLAHVNAEKANFKPQEIANVLWAMAKLADNGLEQTPGLKEAAAALLPHVNTHKELFIPQHIANLLWAMAKLMDKGESTPEPNAVMAGLLHQVNAQKANFKPQGIANLLWAIAKLVDNMKDRIPELNEALVALLPHVNAQKVNFKPQEIANLLWAMAKLVDNGHKPTTEFIKAITALLPCVNAQKDQLIPQHIANLLWAMAKLVDNGLKWIPGLKEAVAALLSHVSPQKANFEPQGVANLLWAVAKLVDNGQEQTPELNEAVAALLPHVNTQKDQFIPQHIANLLWAMAKLMDKGQEQTPGFNEAVAALLPYVNALKDQFTSQHIANLLWATAKLGELVELNVVISTFKSLVYRISGNPQVSRQAILMSLWGVMVCCARLSLIANGNESNEFEKHMDKLFTRLKTDFPDNEEDQCIIAMAASWLGVPCPFFPRYQTVISKPQTFFREQLQLCLPTLQIEEEKSLNFLPPVDLLLPDHNIVIEVQGPFHYVDGDCKARNGSTLLKIALLQKAGFEVIEIPVNQLGNQDSMTLCIDQIKTRVDLSAK; via the coding sequence ATGGACAGAAGCTCTGTCGGCATCAGTGGTCAACACGCAAGATCAGATAATGGTTACAGCCAACCGGGTGACCATACCGCTTCTTCAAGGCGTGGGCGATATAGACATACCACCGTCAGACAATGGAATAATCCCCCCCGCACTGCCCCGGGGCGTAATGAATTTTACCATTCTTCTTTCACACGCTCTTCACAGCATCTACAGTACCGTTCAGTAAACCCTGCTCAAGATTTCAATACCCTCACCAGGCAGGCAATAATGGATGGCCTGCTGAGTAAATCGAATCGTTTCGGTGATCGCTATGATGGGAGAGATCACGGACAATATGCCAGTTCAATTAAAAATTACACGTTAGTTTCTAAAAGGCCGTTAAATCGAGCTGAACAAAGCCAGCTGATGCGTTTTCTGCAAAATTTCACAGTAACACGGAGCTGGAATTGGCGAAGCCTGACAACAACACTTCATTCATTTACTTCAGCGGGTGTTTTTACCCCTGATAACACCATGGATCAGCGTGTTAAGCGGACACAAGCTGCCTTATTGTCAACGCTGCTGGATGCAATAATATTCAAGTGCGACCGCAAAGCTGCAGCATGGGATATTGATGCCCGGGGAATCGCCAACCTGCTGTGGGCCATAGCGAAACTGGTGGACAACGGCCAGAAGCACACACCAGAGTTCCGGGAGGCCGTGGCCGCGCTGTTGCCACACGTGGATGCACAGAAAGACCAATTTATACCTCAGCATACCGCCAACCTGCTGTGGGCCTTGGCGAAACTGGTGGAGAACGGCCAGGAGCAGACACCAGAACTCAAAGAGGCCATGGCTGCCCTGTTACCCCACGTGAACGCACAGAAAGCTGACTTTAAACCACAGGAAATCACTAACCTGCTGTGGGCCATGGCGAAACTGGTGGACAACGGGCAGAAGCAGACACCGGAACTCAAAAAGGCTGTGGCTGCGCTGTTGCCCCGCGTAAAGGCAAAGAAAGATCAATTTAATACCCAGGATATCGCTAACCAGCTGTGGGCCATTGCGAAACTGTTGGTCAACGGGCACGAATGGACACCCGAACTCAACGATGCCGTGACCACATTGTTGCCCTGCGTGAACAAACAGAAAGCCCAATGTACTCCTCAACATCTCGTCAACCTGCTGTGGGCCATGGCGAGACTGGTGATCAACGGGCAGGAACAGAAACCTGAGCTAAACGAAGCCGTAGCCACACTGTTGCCCCATATAAACGCACAGAAAGACCAATTTAATGCCCAGCATATCGCCAACCTGATTTGGGCCATGGCAAAACTGGTGAGCAATGGGCAGGAGCAGACACCAGAACTCAAAGAGGCCGTCGCCGCGCTATTGCACAAAGTGAAAGAACAGAAAGCAAATTTTAAACCACAGGGTATCGCCAACCTGCTGTGGGCTGTGGCGAAACTGGTGGACAACGGCCAGGATCAGACACCGGGGCTCAACAAGGACGTGGCCGCGCTGTTGCCCTGTGTTAAGGCACAAAAAGAACAATTTAATGCCCAGGGTGTCGCCAACCTGCTGTGGGCCATGGTGAAACTGATGGACAACGGACAAGAGCGGACACCCGATTTCAATGCGGCTGTGACCGCACTTTTGTCCCAGGTGGACATAAAGAAAGCTAACTTTAAACGTCAGGAAATCGCCAACCTGATTTGGAGCATGGCAAAACTGGTGGACAACGGGCACAAGTGGACACCCGAGTTCAACGAGGCCGTGGCCGCGCTGTTGCCCCATTTGAGTGCACAGAAATACCGATTTATTCCCCAGCATATTGCCAACCAGCTGTGGGCCATGGCGAAACTGGTGGACAACGGGCTGAAGCGGACACCACAGCTCAAAGAGGCCGTGGCCGCGCTACTGGCACACGTGAACGCAGAGAAAGCCAACTTTAAACCACAAGAAATCGCCAACGTGCTGTGGGCCATGGCGAAACTGGCGGACAACGGGCTGGAGCAGACACCTGGGCTGAAAGAAGCTGCGGCCGCGTTGTTACCCCATGTGAACACTCATAAAGAGCTATTCATTCCTCAGCATATCGCCAACCTGCTGTGGGCCATGGCAAAACTGATGGACAAAGGGGAGTCGACACCAGAGCCCAACGCGGTCATGGCCGGGCTGCTGCACCAGGTGAACGCACAGAAAGCCAATTTTAAACCTCAGGGCATCGCCAACCTGCTGTGGGCCATAGCGAAACTGGTGGACAACATGAAGGACCGGATACCAGAGCTCAACGAAGCTCTGGTTGCACTGTTGCCCCACGTGAACGCGCAGAAAGTTAACTTTAAACCACAGGAAATCGCCAACCTGCTGTGGGCCATGGCCAAACTGGTGGACAATGGGCATAAGCCGACAACCGAGTTCATCAAGGCCATAACCGCGCTGTTGCCCTGCGTGAACGCACAGAAAGACCAATTGATTCCTCAGCATATCGCCAACCTGCTGTGGGCCATGGCGAAACTGGTGGACAACGGGCTGAAGTGGATACCAGGGCTCAAAGAGGCCGTGGCCGCGCTGCTGTCCCACGTGAGCCCACAGAAAGCTAACTTTGAACCACAGGGTGTCGCCAACCTGCTGTGGGCAGTGGCGAAACTGGTGGACAACGGGCAGGAACAGACACCAGAGCTCAACGAGGCCGTGGCGGCACTGTTGCCCCACGTGAACACACAGAAAGACCAATTTATTCCTCAGCATATCGCCAACCTGCTGTGGGCCATGGCAAAACTGATGGACAAAGGACAGGAGCAGACGCCAGGGTTCAATGAAGCCGTGGCCGCGCTGTTACCCTATGTGAACGCACTGAAAGACCAATTTACTTCTCAGCATATCGCCAACCTGTTGTGGGCCACGGCGAAGCTGGGTGAACTCGTTGAGCTGAACGTGGTGATATCGACGTTCAAATCCCTCGTCTACCGAATCAGTGGCAACCCCCAGGTCTCCAGGCAAGCGATATTGATGTCTCTCTGGGGAGTAATGGTATGCTGTGCCAGGCTGTCTCTGATCGCCAATGGCAATGAAAGTAATGAGTTTGAAAAGCACATGGATAAGCTGTTTACCCGGCTGAAAACGGACTTCCCGGACAATGAAGAAGATCAATGCATCATTGCCATGGCGGCAAGTTGGCTTGGGGTACCTTGTCCGTTCTTCCCCCGTTACCAGACCGTCATTTCAAAACCTCAAACCTTCTTCCGTGAGCAACTCCAATTATGCCTTCCCACTTTGCAGATTGAAGAAGAAAAGAGTCTGAACTTTTTACCTCCGGTTGACCTGCTTCTGCCAGATCACAACATTGTGATTGAGGTTCAGGGCCCCTTTCATTACGTGGATGGTGATTGCAAAGCCAGGAATGGCTCGACTCTGCTGAAAATCGCACTGTTGCAAAAAGCAGGATTTGAGGTCATTGAAATCCCGGTTAACCAGCTTGGTAACCAGGATTCAATGACATTATGTATTGATCAAATAAAAACCAGGGTAGACCTCTCAGCAAAATGA
- a CDS encoding RAP domain-containing protein, whose translation MLWGGLEKDQPLPDLWAMAMLGELVELNLVTSTFESLVYRISKNLQFSNKEEISMSLWGVMVCCARLALDTNANKNNVLEKHMRELLTHLENTSPDKEEDQSIMIMAASWLGRDCPVVRHYQKNSSKTQADFRDQLQSSIPSLKIEEEKSLKSLPPVDLLLPDHNLVIEVQGPSHYVGGDFNTRNGSTLLKIALWQKAGFEVIEIPVSRLDNQDSMKLCIDQIKIRIGILPQGHGSVSLKRGWADAASITADDRQPSDHGYLTAEEQSKEQTGKPAKRKKKKRVTPSFRPREPFSHSSKMNF comes from the coding sequence GTGCTGTGGGGAGGGCTGGAGAAAGACCAGCCCTTACCCGATTTGTGGGCCATGGCGATGCTGGGTGAACTCGTTGAGCTGAACCTGGTTACCTCTACGTTCGAATCGCTTGTCTATCGAATCAGTAAAAACCTTCAGTTTTCTAATAAGGAAGAGATATCGATGTCTCTCTGGGGAGTCATGGTATGCTGTGCCAGGTTGGCTCTAGACACCAATGCCAATAAAAATAACGTGCTTGAAAAGCACATGCGTGAACTGTTGACTCACCTGGAAAATACATCGCCAGATAAAGAAGAGGATCAATCCATCATGATCATGGCTGCAAGTTGGCTTGGCAGAGACTGTCCGGTCGTTCGCCATTACCAGAAAAACAGTTCAAAAACCCAGGCCGACTTCCGCGATCAACTCCAATCATCTATCCCATCTCTGAAAATTGAAGAAGAAAAGAGTCTGAAATCATTACCTCCGGTTGACCTGCTCCTGCCAGATCACAACCTGGTGATTGAAGTTCAGGGACCGTCTCATTACGTGGGTGGTGATTTCAACACCAGGAATGGTTCGACTCTGCTGAAAATCGCACTGTGGCAAAAAGCAGGATTTGAGGTCATTGAAATTCCGGTTAGCAGGCTTGACAATCAGGATTCAATGAAACTATGCATTGATCAAATAAAAATCAGGATAGGGATCCTGCCACAGGGGCATGGCTCTGTATCACTTAAAAGAGGGTGGGCAGATGCGGCATCCATTACTGCTGATGACAGACAACCCTCAGATCACGGTTACTTAACCGCCGAAGAACAGTCAAAAGAACAAACCGGCAAACCAGCCAAGAGGAAGAAAAAAAAGCGAGTAACCCCCTCCTTTCGACCCCGGGAACCGTTTTCACATTCCAGCAAAATGAACTTCTGA